A single window of Candidatus Poribacteria bacterium DNA harbors:
- a CDS encoding mannonate dehydratase has translation MEQIIMKQKMRLGLGQFSELSEERLKFIKQLGVEDVLLNTPQLPGTERWEFMDILHLRTEIENAGLRLAALENVPVSFYDKAMLGLPGRDAQIENMATTIRNLGKAGVEIFGYHWMPNEVWRTSRTTLGRGGAAVTSFDMEQVKNAPLTHGRVYTENEIWENYEYYMNAILPVAEEAGVKLALHPDDPPVESLAGVPRLFRNFEGFKRGMEIADSPIHGLDFCVGSWSEMGPGVTDAIRYFGERDKIFYVHFRDVQGHVPKFAESFVNNGNCDMFEVMRTLKEIGFTGFMITDHVPHVVDDTDWGHRGRAYAIGYMTAFLEILMAVEK, from the coding sequence ATGGAGCAGATAATCATGAAACAGAAAATGCGTCTCGGTTTAGGTCAATTCAGTGAACTCAGTGAAGAACGGCTGAAATTTATCAAGCAACTGGGCGTCGAAGATGTGCTGCTCAATACGCCTCAACTTCCGGGCACAGAACGCTGGGAATTTATGGACATTCTTCATCTCCGGACAGAGATAGAAAATGCCGGGCTGCGATTAGCGGCACTTGAAAACGTGCCTGTCTCATTTTACGACAAAGCGATGCTCGGTTTGCCCGGACGTGATGCCCAAATTGAGAACATGGCAACGACGATCCGCAATCTCGGTAAGGCTGGCGTGGAAATATTCGGGTACCACTGGATGCCCAACGAAGTCTGGCGGACCTCCCGAACCACACTGGGGAGAGGCGGTGCGGCTGTTACCAGTTTCGATATGGAACAGGTCAAGAACGCTCCGTTAACGCACGGGCGTGTTTACACTGAAAACGAAATATGGGAAAATTACGAGTATTACATGAACGCCATCCTGCCCGTCGCAGAAGAGGCAGGCGTTAAGCTCGCGCTCCATCCAGATGATCCACCCGTGGAATCTCTCGCGGGTGTTCCGCGTCTGTTCCGTAACTTTGAAGGCTTCAAACGCGGGATGGAAATCGCTGACAGTCCCATACACGGACTCGATTTCTGTGTCGGTTCCTGGTCGGAAATGGGACCGGGTGTCACGGACGCGATCCGTTATTTCGGGGAACGCGACAAGATTTTTTACGTCCATTTCCGAGATGTGCAAGGACATGTCCCTAAATTCGCTGAGTCCTTCGTTAACAACGGCAACTGTGATATGTTTGAGGTGATGCGGACGCTGAAAGAGATTGGTTTTACAGGCTTTATGATTACCGACCATGTGCCGCACGTCGTCGATGACACAGACTGGGGACACCGCGGTCGTGCGTATGCAATCGGTTACATGACAGCATTTCTTGAAATCTTAATGGCGGTTGAGAAATGA
- the dtd gene encoding D-tyrosyl-tRNA(Tyr) deacylase — translation MRAVVQRVKSASVTVDGELVSEIGAGVLIFLGVAHEDTTTALEYIANKVANLRIFEDAEGKMNCSLLETGGAALVVSQFTLYGDCRKGRRPSFINAARPEVANALYEEFITALEKRNVPTQGGTFQAMMDVELINDGPVTILLDSDKQF, via the coding sequence ATGCGAGCAGTTGTTCAACGCGTCAAATCAGCGAGTGTTACGGTAGACGGCGAACTCGTTTCAGAAATCGGAGCAGGCGTGCTTATTTTTCTCGGCGTTGCCCATGAGGATACAACCACAGCATTAGAATACATCGCCAACAAGGTCGCGAATCTGCGTATCTTCGAGGACGCAGAGGGTAAAATGAATTGTTCGCTCCTTGAAACGGGAGGGGCTGCACTTGTCGTCTCGCAATTCACCCTCTACGGAGATTGCCGTAAAGGACGACGCCCCAGTTTTATCAACGCCGCGCGTCCCGAAGTCGCAAACGCACTTTATGAGGAATTCATCACCGCTTTAGAAAAACGAAACGTCCCGACGCAAGGCGGCACTTTTCAAGCAATGATGGATGTCGAACTCATCAACGACGGTCCCGTCACCATTTTACTGGATAGCGACAAACAATTTTAA
- a CDS encoding site-specific DNA-methyltransferase, with translation MKQPEWIDTLKQGDCIQLMSEMPEECVDLVITDPPFAIDFKATRHNYNRKENRVLQGYNEIEGSDYLAFTLDWLSAATRVLKDSGSMYIFSGWNHLKDLLIAIDECQLTTVNHLIWKYQFGVVTKRKYVTSHYHCLFVCKNDRKRKFYPYCRFDKDAKTANGGSAHYKDKEDVWEIKREYWQGAVKTPTKLPAELIDKILDYSSEKGDVVLDPFLGSGQVAVVSKMKGRHYIGFEIVPAYYEFALDRIESGKYLIQKTEEEPVWDLFSKET, from the coding sequence ATGAAACAACCTGAATGGATTGACACTCTCAAACAGGGTGATTGTATTCAACTGATGTCCGAAATGCCGGAGGAATGTGTCGATCTCGTCATAACGGATCCGCCCTTCGCGATTGACTTCAAAGCGACTCGTCACAATTACAATCGGAAAGAGAATCGAGTCCTTCAAGGTTACAACGAAATTGAAGGAAGCGACTATCTTGCTTTTACGCTTGATTGGCTCTCTGCTGCGACGCGAGTGTTAAAGGATTCTGGTAGTATGTATATCTTCTCCGGTTGGAATCATCTAAAAGATCTCCTGATAGCCATCGACGAGTGTCAGCTGACGACAGTCAATCACTTGATTTGGAAATATCAGTTTGGTGTCGTTACCAAGCGAAAGTACGTAACCTCCCACTACCACTGTCTTTTCGTGTGCAAGAACGATAGGAAACGAAAATTTTATCCCTATTGCCGGTTTGATAAGGATGCCAAGACTGCAAACGGTGGATCGGCACACTACAAAGATAAAGAGGATGTCTGGGAAATCAAGAGAGAATACTGGCAAGGTGCAGTTAAAACACCAACAAAATTACCTGCCGAACTCATTGACAAAATCCTTGATTATTCCAGCGAAAAAGGTGATGTCGTTTTGGATCCATTTTTAGGTTCTGGACAGGTTGCTGTCGTTAGTAAAATGAAGGGACGGCATTACATAGGCTTTGAAATTGTCCCAGCGTATTATGAATTCGCACTTGACCGGATTGAGTCAGGGAAATACTTAATTCAGAAAACGGAAGAAGAACCTGTATGGGACTTATTCAGTAAGGAAACATAA